The following proteins are co-located in the Shouchella hunanensis genome:
- a CDS encoding sensor histidine kinase yields the protein MSIRVKLILSYVLMTIIPIGLFILFLHLLFHLFLNNIEEMKEFYQVDDRAVEAFFYEELAAITELKQVALSSPDELLDESIVSRYENLLGHRQIAIFVRKGDTLTNGQQTDTSTFYSYLPAHQLSESDPYVNHQGQIGEDGQYWLYTGTDFRFTDGDDGSLFFTLDVEPVSDFLTNIIPLVITGFIVAFILTNGVITYVISKHLIQPLKKLHRVAGEIASGNLNEQTGIVRNDEIGDLAGAFEEMRLQLKQSMALQEKYDENRKELINNISHDLKTPITSIKGHIQGIIDGVARDQNKLDKYIQIIHTKASEMDQLIDELLLFSKLDLNSIPFHFECVNLRPYLRDIIEAFQLEYDEVEIESNVSIHPDTLVLADRAQLYKVFANLLANSVKFMNQDEKRIHVHASERGQVVCISITDNGQGIEEKALPYVFDRFFRAEASRGTNQGGSGIGLAIVKQIVEAHEGMVDITSKVNEGTTIQFTLPIVDENKRGEKDEKDFNC from the coding sequence ATGTCAATACGAGTAAAGTTGATTCTTTCATATGTATTAATGACCATTATTCCCATTGGCCTTTTCATTCTCTTTCTTCATCTTCTTTTTCATCTATTTTTAAATAATATAGAAGAAATGAAAGAATTTTATCAGGTAGATGACCGGGCGGTTGAAGCATTTTTTTATGAAGAATTAGCCGCCATTACGGAGTTGAAACAAGTCGCTCTTTCGAGCCCAGATGAGCTATTAGATGAGTCGATCGTTTCACGATATGAGAATCTGTTAGGACATCGGCAAATCGCTATTTTCGTTCGAAAAGGGGATACGCTCACAAATGGACAGCAAACAGATACATCTACTTTTTACTCTTATTTACCGGCGCACCAGTTAAGCGAGTCTGATCCATATGTGAATCATCAAGGTCAAATAGGTGAAGACGGTCAGTATTGGCTCTATACAGGAACCGATTTTCGTTTCACTGATGGCGACGATGGATCACTCTTCTTTACATTGGATGTTGAACCTGTAAGTGACTTTCTAACCAACATCATTCCGCTCGTTATTACTGGATTTATTGTTGCCTTTATTTTGACAAATGGTGTGATTACGTATGTCATATCAAAGCATCTTATACAGCCATTAAAAAAGTTGCACCGTGTTGCAGGAGAGATTGCTAGTGGGAATTTAAATGAACAAACTGGTATTGTGCGAAATGATGAAATTGGCGATTTGGCTGGTGCTTTTGAGGAAATGAGACTTCAATTAAAGCAATCAATGGCGCTTCAAGAAAAATATGACGAAAACCGCAAAGAATTAATTAATAATATCTCGCATGATTTGAAGACACCGATTACCTCAATTAAGGGGCATATTCAGGGAATCATTGATGGTGTTGCAAGGGATCAGAATAAATTGGATAAATATATTCAAATTATCCACACAAAAGCCTCAGAAATGGATCAATTAATTGATGAACTTTTGCTCTTTTCAAAACTGGATTTAAATAGTATTCCATTTCATTTTGAGTGTGTAAACCTTCGCCCTTATCTAAGAGATATTATCGAAGCATTTCAATTGGAATACGATGAGGTTGAAATTGAATCAAATGTAAGTATTCATCCAGACACCCTTGTTTTAGCTGACCGAGCTCAACTTTATAAAGTGTTTGCTAATCTTTTAGCTAATAGCGTTAAATTTATGAATCAAGATGAAAAAAGAATACACGTACATGCAAGTGAAAGAGGGCAAGTTGTATGTATCTCTATTACAGATAATGGTCAAGGCATTGAAGAAAAGGCTTTACCTTACGTGTTTGATCGATTTTTTAGGGCCGAGGCTTCTCGAGGAACAAATCAAGGAGGAAGTGGCATTGGGTTAGCCATTGTCAAGCAAATCGTTGAAGCTCATGAAGGAATGGTGGATATTACAAGTAAGGTTAACGAAGGTACTACCATTCAGTTCACTTTGCCAATAGTCGATGAAAACAAGAGAGGTGAAAAAGATGAAAAGGATTTTAATTGTTGA
- a CDS encoding response regulator transcription factor: protein MKRILIVEDEKTISELQKDYLEINGFEAEIKHNGHEGLERALTSDFDLIVLDVMLPGLDGFAVCKKIREVKEVPILMVTARVEEIDLIRGLGLGADDYIFKPFNPNQLVARVKAHLARYERLVSLHEQPTELTTIGRLCVDHTARSIQVDGVEIQLRAREFELLAFLALHPGQVFTKEHLYERIWGMDPASDHTTVTVHIKKIRDKLSVNGIEFDSIETVWGVGYRYKK, encoded by the coding sequence ATGAAAAGGATTTTAATTGTTGAAGACGAGAAAACGATATCAGAGTTGCAGAAAGACTATCTCGAAATTAATGGTTTTGAAGCAGAAATTAAGCATAATGGTCATGAAGGTCTTGAACGAGCACTTACAAGTGACTTTGATTTAATAGTACTAGATGTCATGCTCCCGGGTTTAGATGGGTTTGCTGTCTGTAAAAAAATTCGAGAAGTAAAAGAAGTGCCTATTCTGATGGTAACGGCTCGCGTCGAAGAGATCGATTTAATCCGAGGATTGGGCTTGGGTGCTGATGATTACATTTTTAAACCTTTTAATCCAAATCAACTAGTGGCAAGAGTAAAAGCCCATCTAGCACGCTATGAGCGTCTTGTGTCTTTACATGAACAACCAACAGAATTGACAACGATTGGGCGTTTATGTGTTGATCACACGGCTAGGAGCATTCAAGTAGATGGAGTAGAGATTCAACTCAGAGCAAGGGAATTTGAGTTGCTCGCGTTCCTTGCTCTTCATCCAGGACAGGTCTTTACGAAAGAACATTTATACGAACGAATTTGGGGGATGGATCCTGCTAGTGATCATACAACAGTAACCGTACATATTAAAAAAATTCGTGACAAATTGTCAGTAAACGGAATCGAATTTGATAGCATCGAAACGGTATGGGGTGTGGGTTATCGCTATAAGAAGTGA
- a CDS encoding cytidine deaminase, whose translation MTLEKQLFDAAATLIYDRYPTGWGGAAALALDNGRILTSIAPEVVVASTELCMETGAILEAHKLNRPVTHSLCLMREDEHSPLTILSPCGVCQERLFYWGYGVKAAVSNQEQALIFKTLKELQPHHWHAAFE comes from the coding sequence ATGACACTTGAAAAACAACTTTTTGATGCAGCAGCAACCCTTATTTATGACCGTTATCCTACTGGCTGGGGAGGAGCCGCCGCTCTTGCATTAGATAATGGAAGGATTTTAACAAGCATCGCACCAGAAGTAGTCGTTGCTTCAACAGAACTATGTATGGAAACTGGCGCTATATTAGAAGCTCATAAATTAAACCGTCCTGTGACCCATTCTCTTTGTCTTATGCGAGAAGATGAGCACTCTCCCCTTACAATTTTATCTCCTTGTGGAGTATGTCAAGAACGACTATTTTATTGGGGATATGGGGTAAAAGCCGCCGTATCCAATCAAGAACAAGCCTTGATTTTTAAAACATTGAAAGAACTTCAACCTCACCATTGGCATGCGGCATTTGAGTGA